A genomic region of Pyrus communis chromosome 14, drPyrComm1.1, whole genome shotgun sequence contains the following coding sequences:
- the LOC137716281 gene encoding large ribosomal subunit protein uL23y, which yields MAPAKADVSKKADPKSQAVKAARALKSGPIVKKVKKIRTSVTFHRPRTLKKERNPKYPRVSATPRNKLDHYQILKYPLTTESAMKKIEDNNTLVFIVDIRADKKKIKDAVKKMYDIQTKKVNTLIRPDGTKKAYVRLTPDYDALDVANKIGII from the exons CTGATGTTTCAAAAAAGGCTGACCCAAAGTCACAAGCCGTGAAGGCTGCAAGGGCTTTGAAATCTGGACCTATTGTTAAGAAAGTTAAGAAGATCAGAACCTCAGTTACATTTCACCGCCCTAGGACATTGAAAAAGGAGAGGAACCCTAAGTACCCTCGTGTTAGTGCTACTCCGAGGAACAAGCTTGATCATTATCAGATATTGAAGTATCCTCTGACCACTGAGTCTGCAATGAAGAAGATTGAAGACaacaacactttggtcttcattGTTGACATACGTGCtgacaaaaagaaaatcaaggaTGCCGTGAAGAAGATGTACGACATTCAGACCAAGAAAGTGAATACCTTGATCAG GCCCGATGGTACCAAAAAGGCTTATGTTAGGCTGACCCCTGACTACGATGCTTTGGATGTGGCAAACAAAATCGGTATCATCTAA
- the LOC137714280 gene encoding RING-H2 finger protein ATL74-like, whose translation MSSGSQDTNWKSWIIPYVAPICIFTLLFGYYKIRRLLCRPLESAGLSRNPNQSRVLSEFNPDDPSLQFQRNGLDFSIARSLPVTQFKKKDEAEAAERSPGQSNTDCAICLGEFNDGEWLKELPKCSHEFHISCIDAWFVSHSNCPICRSQVSDLMRDPPVPTQTPEETLSQDEVEERAVNFELLRSAVIDAIRHPGDLMT comes from the coding sequence ATGTCTTCAGGCTCCCAAGATACAAATTGGAAATCATGGATCATACCTTATGTTGCTCCTATTTGCATCTTCACCCTCCTCTTCGGTTACTACAAGATACGCCGACTGCTTTGTAGACCACTTGAGAGCGCGGGCTTATCGAGAAACCCGAACCAAAGTCGTGTACTGAGCGAATTCAACCCAGACGATCCCTCGCTGCAGTTTCAGCGCAACGGACTTGACTTCTCAATTGCTCGGTCTCTTCCCGTGACTCAGTTCAAGAAGAAAGATGAAGCTGAGGCTGCAGAACGGAGCCCCGGCCAGAGCAACACAGACTGCGCAATCTGCTTGGGGGAATTCAACGACGGGGAATGGCTAAAAGAACTACCGAAATGCTCCCATGAATTCCACATTTCTTGCATAGACGCTTGGTTTGTGTCTCACTCAAACTGTCCCATATGCAGATCACAGGTCTCTGATTTGATGCGTGATCCTCCTGTTCCTACGCAAACTCCAGAAGAAACATTGAGCCAAGACGAAGTTGAAGAAAGGGCGGTGAATTTCGAATTGCTGCGATCTGCCGTCATAGATGCAATCCGCCATCCTGGAGATCTCATGACATGA